The Zingiber officinale cultivar Zhangliang chromosome 9A, Zo_v1.1, whole genome shotgun sequence genome window below encodes:
- the LOC122021852 gene encoding O-fucosyltransferase 7-like yields the protein MQRHRLRPTMVAVLLSLLACAVAGFFLITLLDANVSPSSSSSLSSATAVYELPERHDIRPIRRPSELRWMREAAAPQLSTIRQWNGAIEDKTESNQKLWKAPLNRQFVPCSKPSLSYLSPQASRGYLLVSTNGGLNQMRAGIADMVAIARIMNATLIIPELDKSSFWLDSSNFADVFDEEYFIHSLANDVKIVKKLPEELSRVTKAVEYFISWSPLEYYQDKISKLWDDFKVIKAAKSDSRLANNNLPLDVQKLRCRAFFEALRFSPSIQALGKSLVERMRSYGSFIALHLRYEKDMLAFSGCTYGLNVSEANELHRSGKKTAYWKVKAIDPLQQRVKGYCPLTPKEVGIFISSLGYPSNTPIYVASGNIYGGNSHMADLESRFPILMSKEKLASAAELKPFRLYAAQMAALDYIVSVESDVFIPSYSGNMASAVGGHRRYLGHRKTITPNRDCLNKERSYRRLFLKSIRSGKGPLVKEKAPCQEQEEWIDFVQKKRSTRILYPIVYASQDLLPCSSSFIFFYRQLYTIEISLDCCHTDRISDSLDASHG from the exons AGACATGATATTAGGCCCATAAGACGGCCTTCAGAACTCAGATGGATGCGAGAGGCAGCTGCTCCTCAACTTTCAACG ATTCGACAGTGGAATGGTGCAATTGAGGATAAAACAGAGAGCAACCAGAAGCTATGGAAGGCCCCATTAAATCGGCAATTCGTGCCATGTTCTAAACCTAGCTTGTCATATCTGT CTCCTCAGGCGTCAAGAGGTTACTTATTAGTTAGCACCAATGGCGGATTGAACCAGATGAGGGCAGGG ATAGCAGACATGGTAGCAATTGCACGGATTATGAATGCCACTCTTATTATTCCAGAACTGGACAAGAGCTCATTTTGGCTGGACTCAAG CAATTTTGCTGATGTCTTTGATGAAGAGTATTTCATACATTCATTAGCCAATGATGTTAAAATCGTGAAGAAACTACCAGAGGAGCTTTCTAGGGTTACCAAAGCGGTGGAATATTTTATAAGCTGGTCTCCGCTGGAGTATTATCAGGATAAAATCTCTAAACTATGGGATGATTTTAAG GTCATCAAAGCTGCTAAATCAGATTCTCGTCTTGCTAATAACAATTTACCCCTAGATGTCCAGAAGCTACGTTGCAGAGCTTTCTTTGAGGCTCTTCGATTTTCTCCTAGCATCCAAGCACTAGGAAAG TCATTGGTAGAGAGAATGAGATCATATGGATCGTTTATTGCTTTGCATTTGCGATACGAAAAGGACATGCTTGCTTTTAGTGGGTGCACATATGGCTTGAATGTTTCTGAAGCAAATGAATTACATCGATCAG GGAAAAAAACAGCATACTGGAAGGTGAAAGCTATTGATCCTCTTCAACAAAGGGTCAAGGGATATTGTCCCCTTACACCTAAGGAGGTTGGGATTTTCATTTCTTCTCTAGGATATCCATCGAATACTCCAATATATGTTGCTTCTGGAAACATATATGGCGGCAATTCTCACATGGCAGATCTTGAATCTCGTTTTCCCATACTAATGAGCAAG GAAAAATTAGCATCAGCTGCTGAGCTCAAACCATTCAGACTTTATGCAGCTCAAATGGCAGCCTTGGATTACATCGTATCTGTAGAGAGTGATGTTTTCATCCCCTCGTACTCAGGAAACATGGCAAGTGCTGTTGGGGGTCACCGTCGTTACTTGGGCCACAGAAAGACAATCACACCCAATAG GGATTGCTTAAACAAGGAAAGAAGCTATCGAAGACTATTCTTGAAATCCATAAGAAGCG GCAAGGGTCCCCTCGTAAAAGAAAAGGCCCCATGCCAGGAACAAGAGGAATGGATAGATTTCGTTCAGAAGAAGCGTTCTACAAGAATCCTTTACCCGATTGTTTATGCCAGTCAGGATCTACTACCATGTAGTtcttcattcatttttttttatcgacAGTTGTACACGATAGAGATTAGTCTTGACTGCTGCCATACTGATCGAATAAGCGACTCCCTAGATGCATCTCATGGATAA
- the LOC122018804 gene encoding cell division control protein 45 homolog translates to MVRESKVEPFYARLRDAALASSSSPLLIFPSASDVDSLCALKIVTHVLSSDSILYSVYPVTSFNEVDEIVTRNLRLLDQHFTLLLINWGCHRDLRRLLNLGPEVHVFVIDSHRPIHLHNLNEQNEQVVVLYSQEDEHQADLAYEFDVSALANASDLNSDDEIDMNSDSDEDSASDNDVEVERGSRKRRKVSQDPESDPVRLYTKLKSEYYKLGTFHGRPSGCLMFELAHSLRKNTNGLLWLACVSLTDQFVHERLTNERYQAGVMELEQHINSSENMDAVTSVTLKDGTKIQTPESFRIVYEDEPRLMLLREWNLFDSMLCSSYIATKLKTWSDNGLKKLKLLLARMGFPIVDCQKKFQYMSNEVKLKMKEEFDSFLPEYGLTDFYYRSFLIVHGYCKKVSAADVVYGVTALLESCTVEKDSSSSDYFGDALSALSLKNIDQLRKGMQSAIEVQRAILRQGSCAITKSGVIRSGRKFRWLRLDDQVDTHRLGHPQALTKFCYFLMDALKERGAKVKPLVCACAAKETNKVLIVGIHGKPRLGAIQGNSFGFAFRTSALEIGAEISHDLFDSSWILLDTGILHLFMTRLTEKL, encoded by the coding sequence ATGGTGAGGGAGTCTAAAGTTGAGCCTTTCTATGCCCGGCTTCGTGATGCTGCCTTGGCATCCTCGTCTTCCCCTCTGCTTATTTTCCCGTCGGCTTCTGATGTGGACTCCCTCTGTGCCCTGAAGATTGTAACCCATGTCCTCTCATCTGATTCAATTCTTTACTCAGTATACCCTGTCACTTCGTTTAATGAAGTTGATGAAATAGTCACTCGCAACCTAAGGTTGTTAGATCAGCACTTCACATTGCTTCTCATTAATTGGGGCTGCCACCGGGACCTCCGTAGGCTGTTGAACCTTGGGCCCGAAGTTCATGTTTTTGTCATTGATAGCCACCGCCCGATCCACCTTCACAACCTTAATGAGCAAAACGAGCAGGTTGTCGTTCTTTATAGTCAGGAAGATGAACATCAGGCTGATCTGGCTTATGAATTTGATGTTTCAGCACTGGCCAACGCATCTGATCTGAATAGTGATGATGAAATTGATATGAACTCTGATAGTGACGAGGATAGTGCTAGTGACAATGATGTGGAGGTCGAAAGAGGGAGCAGGAAGCGCCGTAAAGTCTCACAAGATCCAGAGTCTGATCCAGTTAGGCTCTATACGAAGCTCAAGTCAGAGTATTACAAGTTGGGTACTTTTCATGGAAGGCCATCAGGTTGCTTGATGTTTGAATTAGCACATTCACTGAGAAAGAACACAAATGGGCTATTGTGGTTGGCTTGTGTTTCACTCACAGATCAATTTGTACATGAAAGGCTAACCAATGAGCGGTATCAAGCTGGAGTTATGGAACTCGAGCAACATATAAACAGCTCAGAAAATATGGATGCTGTAACCTCAGTTACACTCAAAGATGGTACGAAGATACAGACTCCTGAGAGTTTTCGAATAGTCTATGAAGATGAACCAAGACTCATGCTTTTGCGGGAATGGAATCTGTTTGATTCAATGTTGTGCTCTTCCTATATAGCAACCAAACTTAAGACTTGGAGTGACAATGGTTTGAAAAAGCTGAAGCTATTGTTAGCCAGAATGGGGTTCCCCATCGTTGATTGTCAAAAGAAGTTTCAATATATGAGCAATGAAGTGAAACTAAAGATGAAAGAAGAGTTTGACAGTTTTTTGCCAGAGTATGGGCTAACTGATTTCTACTACCGTAGCTTCTTGATAGTGCATGGCTATTGCAAAAAGGTTTCAGCTGCTGATGTTGTGTATGGAGTCACAGCATTGCTTGAGTCATGTACAGTGGAAAAAGATTCCTCATCTTCTGATTACTTTGGGGATGCTTTATCTGCATTGTCACTGAAAAACATTGATCAACTCAGAAAGGGAATGCAGAGTGCAATTGAAGTACAGAGGGCTATTCTCAGGCAAGGAAGCTGTGCAATTACCAAAAGTGGGGTTATTAGAAGCGGAAGAAAATTTCGCTGGTTGAGGCTTGATGATCAAGTTGACACTCATAGGTTAGGCCATCCCCAGGCACTTACCAAGTTCTGCTATTTCTTGATGGATGCACTGAAGGAAAGAGGGGCAAAGGTGAAACCACTAGTCTGTGCATGCGCTGCAAAAGAAACCAATAAGGTTTTGATTGTTGGCATCCATGGCAAACCCCGTCTTGGAGCCATTCAAGGCAACTCGTTTGGATTTGCGTTCAGGACATCAGCTCTTGAAATTGGTGCTGAAATTTCTCATGATTTGTTTGATTCTTCTTGGATACTTTTGGATACAGGGATTCTGCATTTGTTTATGACAAGATTAACTGAGAAGCTTTGA
- the LOC122019205 gene encoding RNA-binding protein 38-like — protein MPMASPPLPTMSGGPHYRSRFGDTTWTKVFVGGLAWETPSEELRRHFEQFGSILEAVVITDKATGRSKGYGFVTFHDAEAARRAVVNPNPVIDGRRANCNIAALAVPRNPRREQGRIQRQGQEGSMQQGAGTGTAYGRVPAQVGPQGIYSTPYGFMAYPSEYGYQQAAAVYSPQMGSYYYQQIYGPTSSSASVGPPPMGYPIQMHSTRVGFSSLGAFMQYPRSHMEGHLHSSSDHYCPFQLQAPFQARQQLNPTLDSQAPQENENNRED, from the exons ATGCCGATGGCTTCGCCGCCGCTGCCGACGATGTCAGGAGGCCCGCATTACCGGTCGCGGTTCGGAGACACGACGTGGACCAAGGTCTTCGTTGGCGGCTTGGCATGGGAGACGCCCAGCGAGGAGCTCCGCCGCCACTTCGAGCAGTTCGGCAGCATCCTCGAGGCCGTCGTCATCACCGACAAGGCCACCGGCCGATCCAAAGGCTACGGTTTC GTAACGTTTCACGACGCGGAGGCTGCACGACGGGCGGTGGTCAATCCGAATCCAGTGATCGACGGCCGGCGAGCGAACTGCAACATCGCCGCTTTGGCGGTGCCCAGAAACCCGCGAAGAGAACAAG GGAGGATTCAGAGGCAGGGCCAAGAGGGGAGCATGCAACAGGGGGCGGGAACAGGGACGGCCTATGGTAGAGTGCCAGCTCAGGTGGGACCTCAAGGAATCTACTCTACACCATATGG GTTTATGGCTTACCCTTCTGAGTATGGATACCAACAA GCTGCTGCAGTGTACAGCCCTCAAATGGGGTCTTATTACTATCAGCAAATATATGGACCAACAAGCTCATCAGCAAGTGTTGGCCCTCCACCAATGGGGTACCCTATACAGATGCATTCTACAAGGGTAGGTTTTTCTTCTCTAGGAGCTTTCATGCAGTACCCTAGATCCCACATGGAAGGTCACTTGCATTCCTCTTCTGACCATTACTGCCCTTTCCAACTCCAAGCCCCATTTCAAGCAAGACAACAGCTCAATCCAACACTAG ATTCACAAGCTCCTCAGGAAAACGAGAATAACCGAGAAGATTGA